From one Microbacterium aurum genomic stretch:
- a CDS encoding winged helix-turn-helix transcriptional regulator: MPIKKTYAEHGDACASAHGIELIGDVWTYPILRELFLGPKRFSELSLLLHGVTPAVLTARLRDLDTRGLVQRLDTTSPAGGSIYQLTSWGHELERPLEGIARWAQSSPTWDPSGGLTPDAAVLAMKTMAAGLTSPGSTLEFDLTLFDSRCTRPQDYTYRVKLDGTGLLVVRESTVIDDADLRCDSTLWANQLFDPNCPIIGTSKDSAGPVGRFVAVYQASLQSVEN; encoded by the coding sequence ATGCCCATCAAGAAGACCTACGCGGAGCATGGAGACGCTTGCGCCTCAGCGCACGGCATCGAGCTCATCGGTGACGTGTGGACCTATCCCATCCTGCGGGAACTGTTCCTTGGGCCCAAGCGGTTCTCGGAGCTGTCCTTACTGCTGCACGGCGTGACCCCAGCCGTATTGACAGCCCGCCTACGCGACCTGGACACCAGGGGCCTTGTGCAGCGACTTGACACGACGTCGCCAGCTGGGGGCTCGATCTACCAGCTGACGAGCTGGGGCCACGAGCTGGAGCGCCCCTTGGAGGGCATTGCCAGGTGGGCTCAGTCGTCGCCCACCTGGGATCCCAGCGGCGGCCTGACACCCGATGCGGCGGTCCTCGCCATGAAGACGATGGCCGCAGGCCTCACCTCACCTGGCAGCACGCTCGAGTTCGACCTGACACTGTTCGACAGTCGCTGCACGCGGCCGCAGGACTACACCTACCGCGTGAAGCTGGACGGGACAGGCCTGCTCGTCGTGCGGGAGTCGACTGTCATCGATGACGCCGACCTGCGTTGTGACTCAACCCTCTGGGCAAACCAGCTGTTCGATCCGAACTGTCCGATTATTGGCACGAGCAAGGACAGCGCAGGTCCGGTGGGGCGGTTCGTCGCTGTGTACCAGGCATCGCTTCAGTCGGTCGAGAATTAG
- a CDS encoding ABC1 kinase family protein, whose translation MGAGSSRYRQIGAVLRRHGLGVLAGVLGLGGLVPFHRGALGHARQEDPYTNPEHVRVALEELGPTFVKLGQILSTRHDLLPAAWVAEFAKLQDDVAAAPWEGIRDVLREELGADPEHVFAQFDPVPLAAASIGQAYAATLHDGTEVVVKVRRPGVVAQVHEDLDILRNLADRADRRWDAIRQYDLPGLVEEFSRTLRAELDYLQEARNAERFAQEFAHAARVRIPRVHGETTTSRVLTLERMSGVRIDDLEGLDAAGIDRVALARLGADIVLTMVFDNRFFHADPHPGNMFVQPDGALALIDFGMVGELTEQTTDGLAGIVLAFTRDDPDTLTTALIELSRTADVVDRAGLRQAITAFTARYRGRSLSEISLAIMLQQLLGILQQHQLHLPQETALLFKVLMMAEGTAARLDPDFQMLDALQPYAEQLTRAQLSLPALARRWARAGADTGALLTELPATLSRLRHLLEDGGFEVHLRATELEPLVGRAERVGNRVVAGMIAAALISGIGTLVGGNTKWRSREGVLIGAGTGTIGALGSYLLWTLRRRRPRP comes from the coding sequence ATGGGCGCGGGGAGTAGCCGGTACCGGCAGATCGGGGCCGTGCTGCGCCGGCACGGACTCGGCGTCCTGGCCGGCGTGCTGGGCCTGGGCGGCTTGGTGCCGTTCCACCGCGGCGCCCTCGGACACGCCCGGCAGGAGGACCCCTACACGAACCCCGAGCATGTGCGGGTCGCGTTGGAGGAGCTCGGGCCGACGTTCGTGAAACTGGGCCAGATCCTCTCCACCCGGCACGATCTGCTCCCCGCGGCATGGGTCGCCGAGTTCGCCAAACTGCAGGACGACGTCGCCGCGGCACCGTGGGAGGGCATTCGGGACGTGCTCCGTGAAGAGCTCGGCGCCGACCCAGAGCACGTGTTCGCCCAGTTCGACCCGGTGCCGCTGGCGGCGGCGTCCATCGGGCAGGCGTACGCGGCAACTCTTCACGACGGCACCGAGGTCGTCGTGAAGGTGCGCCGGCCCGGCGTGGTCGCGCAGGTGCATGAAGACCTGGACATTCTCCGCAACCTCGCCGACCGCGCCGACCGGCGCTGGGATGCCATCCGGCAGTACGACCTGCCCGGGCTGGTGGAGGAGTTCTCCCGCACGCTGCGTGCCGAGCTGGACTACCTGCAGGAGGCCCGCAACGCCGAACGGTTCGCGCAGGAGTTCGCCCACGCGGCGCGGGTGCGGATTCCCCGCGTGCACGGGGAGACCACGACCTCGCGCGTGCTGACCCTGGAGCGGATGAGCGGGGTGCGGATCGACGACCTGGAGGGCCTGGACGCCGCCGGCATCGACCGGGTCGCACTCGCGCGGCTGGGTGCCGACATCGTGCTCACGATGGTGTTCGACAACCGGTTCTTCCATGCCGACCCCCATCCCGGGAACATGTTCGTGCAGCCCGACGGCGCGCTCGCGCTGATCGACTTCGGGATGGTCGGGGAGCTCACCGAACAGACCACGGACGGCCTCGCCGGCATCGTGCTCGCCTTCACCCGCGACGACCCGGACACCCTCACCACCGCCCTGATAGAACTCTCCCGGACCGCCGACGTCGTCGACCGGGCAGGGCTGCGGCAGGCGATCACCGCGTTCACGGCCCGCTACCGGGGCCGTTCGCTGTCGGAGATCAGCCTCGCAATCATGCTCCAGCAGCTGCTCGGCATCCTGCAGCAGCACCAGCTGCACCTTCCGCAGGAGACGGCGCTGCTGTTCAAAGTGCTGATGATGGCCGAAGGGACCGCGGCGCGGCTGGATCCGGACTTCCAGATGCTCGACGCCCTGCAGCCCTACGCTGAGCAGCTCACCCGCGCCCAGCTGTCCCTGCCGGCTCTGGCCCGGCGATGGGCGCGCGCGGGAGCCGACACCGGGGCACTGCTCACCGAGCTGCCCGCCACCCTGAGCCGGCTCCGGCATCTCCTCGAAGACGGCGGGTTCGAGGTGCACCTGCGCGCGACGGAGCTGGAACCTCTCGTCGGGCGCGCCGAACGCGTCGGCAACCGTGTCGTCGCGGGAATGATCGCCGCCGCGCTGATCAGCGGGATCGGCACCCTCGTCGGCGGGAACACGAAATGGCGCTCCCGGGAAGGCGTCCTGATCGGCGCCGGGACCGGCACGATCGGCGCCCTCGGCAGCTATCTGCTGTGGACGCTGCGGCGCCGCCGACCCCGCCCCTGA
- a CDS encoding alpha/beta fold hydrolase, with the protein MNAQPTDTVLTTADGATLALTTQGSGPQLLIVPSVASSRTIDPQPDLATTLATCFTVTTYDRRGTGKSTLPPGSDPDCYTVDQEINDITLIAQHLGATVDVYGFSSGADLALLAAQAGAPIRTLYLLEPPLFEPGTLAVERARMKDLLARDRQQARDYYLRDVVGIPADIVGQIPTLEQHLADVPASLHELTFLPGCNAQRFEGLATPTVLMVSTHTAPRLKRWAAELEQALPQSTLHELPGEWHGIPAEVQLAAIRNHSDQQA; encoded by the coding sequence ATGAATGCGCAGCCGACGGACACCGTCCTCACCACAGCCGACGGGGCCACCCTTGCCTTGACCACTCAGGGCAGCGGACCCCAACTCCTCATCGTTCCCAGCGTCGCCAGCTCGCGGACGATCGACCCCCAGCCTGACCTGGCCACCACCCTCGCCACGTGCTTCACGGTGACCACCTATGACCGTCGTGGCACAGGGAAGAGCACCCTGCCGCCCGGCTCCGACCCCGACTGCTACACGGTCGACCAGGAGATCAACGACATCACCCTGATCGCCCAGCATCTCGGCGCCACCGTCGACGTGTACGGGTTCTCCTCGGGCGCCGACCTCGCGCTGCTCGCTGCCCAGGCTGGCGCACCCATCCGCACCTTGTACCTGCTCGAGCCGCCGCTGTTCGAGCCCGGCACCCTGGCCGTTGAGCGGGCCCGGATGAAGGACCTGCTGGCGCGTGACCGGCAGCAGGCTCGCGACTACTACCTTCGCGATGTCGTCGGCATCCCCGCCGACATCGTTGGGCAGATTCCCACCTTGGAGCAGCACCTCGCAGACGTCCCGGCCAGCCTGCACGAGTTGACCTTCCTTCCTGGCTGCAACGCCCAGCGGTTCGAAGGCCTCGCGACCCCGACAGTGCTGATGGTCAGCACCCACACCGCCCCGCGGCTCAAGCGGTGGGCCGCCGAGTTGGAGCAGGCGCTTCCACAGTCGACGCTGCACGAGCTTCCCGGCGAGTGGCATGGCATTCCCGCGGAAGTGCAGCTGGCAGCGATCCGCAATCACTCTGACCAGCAAGCCTGA
- a CDS encoding AAA family ATPase has protein sequence MTGIQEPRPAQTTRWRVVTGGPSSGKTTTVNLLRGRGYTTTIEHARHYIDLQRITGRSTAEVRARQSEFQRAVVDMQIEQERSLDPQQTVFLDRALPDSLAYYRFLGLAPGTALLGALAGARYATVFLLDLLPLASDYARTEDPAAQRRIHDLLGLVYQELGFPVVTVPALAPDARVDFILERASAGTPAERGVS, from the coding sequence ATGACCGGCATCCAGGAGCCGCGGCCCGCACAGACCACCCGTTGGCGCGTCGTGACGGGCGGTCCCAGCTCGGGCAAGACCACCACGGTCAACCTGCTGCGGGGCCGCGGGTACACGACCACAATCGAGCACGCCCGCCACTACATCGACCTGCAACGGATCACCGGGCGCAGCACCGCGGAGGTGCGGGCACGGCAGAGCGAGTTCCAGCGCGCCGTCGTCGACATGCAGATCGAGCAGGAACGCTCCCTCGACCCGCAACAGACCGTGTTCCTGGACCGTGCTCTGCCGGACTCGCTCGCCTACTACCGCTTCCTCGGCCTCGCCCCCGGCACCGCCCTGCTGGGCGCGCTGGCCGGCGCCCGGTACGCGACGGTGTTCCTGCTTGACCTGCTCCCGCTGGCGTCCGACTACGCGCGCACCGAGGACCCCGCCGCGCAGCGGCGCATCCACGACCTGCTCGGGCTGGTGTACCAGGAGCTGGGCTTTCCCGTCGTCACCGTCCCCGCACTCGCCCCCGACGCGCGCGTCGACTTCATCCTCGAACGAGCATCGGCCGGCACTCCAGCCGAGAGGGGCGTGAGCTGA
- a CDS encoding M23 family metallopeptidase, whose protein sequence is MQWPFTVGVPISSTFGYRTPPCPSCSNFHAGLDMTPGIGTPIQAIADGVVTTETEQGGAYGVYVVIRHEIDGQVVESAYAHMREGSLALTPGQTVRVGQMVGRVGDSGRSFGAHLHFEIRTGGEAVDPLAWLPARVRP, encoded by the coding sequence GTGCAGTGGCCGTTCACCGTGGGAGTGCCGATCAGCAGCACGTTCGGGTACCGCACCCCGCCATGCCCGTCCTGCTCAAATTTCCATGCCGGACTGGACATGACCCCCGGGATCGGCACCCCGATCCAGGCGATCGCCGACGGGGTGGTCACCACCGAGACGGAGCAGGGCGGCGCGTACGGGGTGTACGTGGTGATCCGGCACGAGATCGACGGGCAGGTCGTGGAAAGCGCGTACGCGCACATGCGGGAAGGGTCCCTCGCCCTGACCCCGGGACAGACCGTGCGGGTGGGGCAGATGGTCGGCCGGGTCGGGGACAGTGGACGCAGCTTCGGCGCACACCTGCACTTCGAGATCCGCACCGGAGGCGAAGCGGTGGACCCGCTGGCGTGGCTTCCGGCGAGGGTGAGGCCCTGA
- a CDS encoding cytochrome c biogenesis protein ResB, which translates to MSIRSEQAPQLPADHVDRPVEERTNPRLSVSGWARWAWRQLTSMRTALVLLLLLAVAAIPGSLIPQRSSDPNGVIQFDKTNPGWMWAVDLLQLHDVFGSVWFSGA; encoded by the coding sequence GTGTCGATCCGCAGTGAGCAGGCCCCGCAGCTGCCCGCCGATCACGTCGACCGGCCGGTGGAGGAGCGCACGAATCCGCGCCTGAGCGTGTCGGGGTGGGCGCGGTGGGCGTGGCGGCAGCTGACCAGCATGCGCACCGCCCTGGTGTTGTTGCTGCTGCTCGCGGTGGCCGCGATCCCCGGGTCGTTGATCCCGCAACGCTCCTCCGACCCGAACGGGGTGATCCAGTTCGACAAGACCAACCCGGGCTGGATGTGGGCGGTGGACCTGCTGCAGCTGCACGACGTGTTCGGGTCGGTGTGGTTCTCCGGGGCGTGA
- a CDS encoding heavy metal translocating P-type ATPase has protein sequence MSTLDVDLDITGMTCASCATRVERKLNKLPGVEATVNFATEKARVHSEAPVPVEELIAAVEQAGYGASLPAPPVPDTAEQTIPRDDELASLRQRLIVSAVLAVPVAVLSMIPALQFTYWQWLTLTLAAPVVVWGAWPFHRAAAINARHGAATMDTLISVGVLAAFGWSLYALFFGGAGMPGMRMSVTFVGTPQAGGHEVYLEVAALVTVFILLGRYLEVRAKRQSGEALRALLELGAKDAVILREGTEQRVPVAQLVPGDVVVVRPGEKIPADGLVTEGMSAVDESMLTGESVPVEVAPGSRVVGATVNTGGRLLVQITRVGADTELARMARLVEEAQTGKAQVQRLADRVSAVFVPIVIVLALAAFAGWLIAGAPLEVAFTAAVTTLIIACPCALGLATPTALLVGTGRGAQLGILIRGPQVLEQTRRIDTVVLDKTGTITAGTMTVTGIHPAPGTDEAELIRFAAALEHGSEHPIGRAITAAADGPTDAVESFAAEAGQGVQGIVDGRLVAAGRASWITTQWALPIPAELAATIAADEAAGATVTVVAWDGQVRGAISVADTIKPTSREAVARLRELGLTPILLTGDNPGAARAIANQAGIEDVRAGVTPQGKLDTIRDLQAAGRVVAMVGDGVNDAAALAAADLGIAMGTGTDAAITAADLTIVSGDLMLVPDAIRLARRTLGTIKGNLFWAFAYNVAAIPVAMLALLNPILAAAAMAFSSVFVVTNSLRLRRFRPLPTPTRAGAPATREPAPVQA, from the coding sequence ATGAGCACGCTGGACGTCGATCTCGACATCACCGGGATGACCTGCGCGTCGTGCGCGACGCGGGTCGAGCGGAAGCTGAACAAGCTGCCCGGGGTGGAGGCGACGGTCAACTTCGCCACCGAGAAGGCCCGCGTGCACTCGGAGGCCCCGGTGCCGGTGGAGGAGCTGATCGCGGCGGTCGAGCAGGCGGGGTACGGAGCGAGCCTCCCAGCCCCGCCTGTGCCCGACACGGCTGAGCAGACCATCCCGCGGGACGATGAGCTGGCGTCGCTGCGGCAGCGGCTGATCGTCTCGGCGGTGCTGGCGGTGCCGGTCGCGGTGCTGTCGATGATCCCCGCCCTGCAGTTCACCTACTGGCAGTGGCTCACGCTCACCCTGGCCGCGCCGGTGGTGGTGTGGGGGGCGTGGCCGTTCCACCGCGCCGCGGCGATCAATGCCCGGCACGGGGCGGCGACGATGGACACTCTGATCAGCGTCGGGGTGCTGGCCGCGTTCGGCTGGTCGCTGTACGCGCTGTTCTTCGGCGGTGCGGGGATGCCGGGAATGCGGATGAGCGTCACCTTCGTCGGCACCCCGCAGGCCGGTGGCCACGAGGTGTACCTGGAGGTCGCCGCGCTGGTGACCGTGTTCATCCTCCTCGGCCGCTACCTCGAGGTTCGTGCCAAGCGGCAGTCCGGCGAGGCCCTGCGCGCCCTGCTGGAGCTCGGCGCCAAGGACGCAGTGATCCTCCGCGAAGGCACTGAGCAGCGCGTCCCCGTCGCACAGCTCGTTCCGGGTGATGTCGTGGTGGTGCGGCCGGGTGAGAAGATCCCCGCCGACGGCCTCGTCACCGAGGGAATGTCCGCGGTGGACGAGTCGATGCTGACCGGCGAGTCCGTGCCGGTCGAAGTCGCCCCCGGCTCCCGCGTGGTCGGCGCGACTGTGAACACCGGCGGGCGCCTGCTCGTGCAGATCACCCGCGTCGGCGCCGACACCGAGCTGGCCCGGATGGCGCGGCTGGTCGAGGAGGCGCAGACCGGCAAGGCCCAGGTGCAGCGCCTCGCCGACCGGGTGTCGGCCGTCTTCGTCCCCATCGTCATCGTCCTCGCCCTGGCCGCGTTCGCCGGGTGGCTGATCGCGGGGGCGCCCTTGGAGGTCGCCTTCACCGCCGCGGTGACCACCCTGATCATCGCCTGCCCGTGTGCGCTGGGGCTGGCGACGCCGACCGCTCTGCTGGTCGGCACCGGCCGCGGCGCCCAGCTGGGCATCCTCATCCGCGGACCCCAGGTGCTCGAGCAGACCCGCCGCATCGACACCGTCGTGCTCGACAAGACCGGCACCATCACCGCCGGCACCATGACCGTCACCGGCATCCACCCCGCTCCCGGCACCGATGAGGCGGAGCTGATCCGGTTCGCCGCGGCGCTCGAGCACGGCTCCGAGCACCCCATCGGCCGCGCCATCACCGCCGCAGCCGACGGCCCGACGGATGCCGTGGAGTCATTCGCCGCCGAGGCCGGTCAAGGCGTGCAGGGCATCGTCGACGGCCGCCTGGTCGCCGCCGGCCGCGCCTCCTGGATCACCACCCAATGGGCGCTCCCCATCCCCGCCGAGCTCGCCGCGACCATCGCGGCGGACGAGGCGGCGGGGGCGACGGTGACGGTGGTGGCGTGGGACGGGCAGGTGCGCGGGGCGATCAGCGTCGCCGACACCATCAAACCCACCAGCCGTGAGGCGGTCGCACGGCTCCGGGAGCTCGGGTTGACCCCGATCCTGCTCACCGGCGACAACCCCGGCGCCGCCCGCGCGATCGCCAACCAGGCCGGGATCGAGGACGTCCGCGCCGGGGTCACCCCGCAGGGCAAGCTCGACACCATCCGCGACCTGCAGGCCGCGGGCCGGGTGGTCGCGATGGTCGGCGACGGCGTCAACGACGCCGCAGCCCTCGCCGCCGCCGACCTCGGGATCGCGATGGGCACCGGCACCGACGCGGCCATCACCGCCGCGGACCTGACCATCGTCTCCGGCGACCTGATGCTGGTCCCGGACGCGATCCGGCTGGCCCGCCGCACCCTGGGCACGATCAAGGGGAACCTGTTCTGGGCGTTCGCGTACAACGTCGCCGCGATCCCGGTCGCGATGCTCGCCCTGCTCAACCCCATCCTCGCCGCCGCGGCAATGGCGTTCAGCAGCGTGTTCGTCGTCACCAACAGCCTCCGCCTGCGCCGCTTCCGCCCCCTGCCCACCCCGACCCGTGCCGGCGCCCCCGCCACCCGAGAGCCCGCGCCCGTCCAGGCCTAA
- the lgt gene encoding prolipoprotein diacylglyceryl transferase, with protein sequence MDALLIVAPALIPSPGISFVQVGPFQIRFYALAILAGIVLAVLITGRRLRAVGHPAGVVVDVAMWAVPFGILGARIYHVLTHPGDYFFPGADLWRVLYIWEGGIAIFGAILGGLVGIVIGTRRAGIPVLLFLDALAPGMLVAQAVGRLGNYFNQELFGPPTTLPWGLQIDPSAPAIPPGTPAGTLFHPLFLYELLWNLAGAAVIVLLEQHRRRHGRITLGAGRSLGVYLLWYGAGRAVLESIRLDPTELLAGGLKANVLTALVAAVLGVGLLAHASWRARRRAPVRGRGDARVDPQ encoded by the coding sequence ATGGACGCACTCCTCATTGTGGCTCCGGCGCTGATCCCGAGCCCGGGGATCAGCTTCGTTCAGGTCGGTCCGTTCCAGATCCGGTTCTACGCGCTGGCGATCCTGGCCGGGATCGTGCTGGCGGTGCTGATCACCGGCCGTCGGCTGCGGGCGGTCGGGCACCCGGCCGGGGTCGTGGTGGATGTGGCGATGTGGGCGGTGCCGTTCGGGATCCTCGGCGCCCGGATCTACCATGTGCTCACCCATCCCGGCGACTACTTCTTCCCTGGCGCGGACCTGTGGCGGGTGCTCTACATCTGGGAAGGCGGGATCGCAATCTTCGGTGCGATCCTGGGCGGGCTGGTCGGGATTGTGATCGGCACCCGTCGCGCCGGGATCCCGGTGCTGCTGTTCCTGGACGCGCTCGCGCCGGGGATGCTGGTCGCCCAGGCGGTGGGACGGCTGGGGAACTACTTCAACCAGGAGCTGTTCGGCCCGCCCACCACCTTACCGTGGGGGCTGCAGATCGACCCCTCAGCCCCCGCGATCCCGCCGGGGACCCCGGCGGGGACCCTGTTTCATCCGCTGTTCCTGTACGAGCTGCTGTGGAACCTGGCCGGTGCCGCCGTGATCGTGCTGCTCGAGCAGCACCGCCGCCGGCACGGCCGGATCACGCTGGGCGCCGGGCGGAGTCTGGGCGTGTACCTGCTGTGGTACGGGGCGGGGCGGGCGGTGCTGGAGTCCATCCGGCTGGATCCCACCGAGCTGCTCGCCGGCGGGCTGAAAGCGAACGTGCTCACCGCCCTGGTGGCCGCCGTACTGGGGGTCGGGCTGCTCGCCCACGCCTCCTGGCGCGCCCGCCGCCGCGCACCCGTCCGGGGGAGGGGGGATGCGCGTGTCGATCCGCAGTGA
- a CDS encoding IS481 family transposase, whose product MSHANAALTPRHRLIVARLVIDEGWPISEVAARFQVSWPTVKRWSERYRNGQSMQDRSSRPHRSPNRTIARIAKRCISLRLRLREGPVQLACRLGIAPSTVHRILVSVHLNRLTHVDRATGEPIRRYEHDHPGAMLHVDVKKLGNIPDGGGWRYVGRQQGAKNRAATPDKPRNKYRDPLMGKAYVHTVIDDHSRVAYAEIHDDETAQTATAVLVRAVEWFNARGVIVERVLSDNGGAYRSHLWRDTCAELGIRHKRTRPYRPQTNGKIERFHRTLADGWAYARCYTSEAERRGELEGWLHYYNQHRPHTACGNQPPFSRLINVPGQYN is encoded by the coding sequence ATGTCTCACGCCAACGCAGCACTCACCCCGCGCCACCGCCTGATCGTCGCCCGTCTGGTCATAGACGAGGGCTGGCCGATCAGCGAGGTAGCCGCTCGCTTCCAGGTTTCCTGGCCAACCGTCAAACGCTGGTCCGAGCGTTATCGCAATGGCCAATCCATGCAGGACAGAAGCTCACGACCCCATCGCTCGCCGAACAGGACCATCGCCAGGATCGCGAAACGCTGTATCAGCTTGCGTTTGCGCCTGAGAGAGGGACCCGTGCAGTTGGCCTGTCGGCTCGGGATCGCCCCGTCGACCGTCCACAGGATCCTCGTTTCAGTCCATCTCAACCGGCTCACGCACGTCGACCGCGCCACCGGAGAACCGATCCGCCGCTACGAGCACGACCATCCCGGCGCGATGCTGCATGTCGATGTGAAGAAGCTCGGCAACATCCCCGACGGGGGCGGCTGGCGTTATGTCGGCCGGCAGCAAGGCGCGAAGAACCGCGCCGCCACACCCGACAAACCCAGGAACAAGTACCGGGACCCGTTGATGGGCAAGGCCTATGTCCACACCGTCATCGACGACCACTCCCGAGTCGCCTACGCCGAGATCCACGACGACGAAACCGCCCAAACGGCCACCGCCGTCCTGGTCCGGGCCGTCGAATGGTTCAACGCCCGCGGCGTGATCGTCGAACGGGTCCTGTCCGACAACGGCGGCGCCTATCGCTCACACCTGTGGCGTGACACCTGCGCAGAACTCGGCATCCGGCACAAGCGCACCCGCCCGTATCGGCCGCAGACCAACGGAAAGATCGAGCGCTTCCATCGCACCCTGGCTGACGGCTGGGCCTATGCCCGCTGCTACACGTCTGAGGCCGAACGACGGGGCGAGCTCGAGGGCTGGTTGCACTACTACAACCAGCACCGGCCCCACACGGCCTGCGGGAACCAGCCGCCGTTCTCACGCTTGATCAACGTCCCCGGTCAGTACAACTAG
- a CDS encoding metal-sensitive transcriptional regulator yields MAHGYVDNKPALLARLSRAEGQVRGIARMIDEDVYCIDVLTQVSAATKALESVALSLLEDHLAHCVAQATAEGGPLAEEKLREANAAIARLVRS; encoded by the coding sequence ATGGCACACGGGTATGTGGACAACAAGCCGGCGCTGCTGGCGCGGCTGAGCCGCGCGGAGGGTCAGGTGCGCGGGATCGCGCGGATGATCGACGAGGACGTGTACTGCATCGACGTGCTGACCCAGGTGTCGGCGGCGACGAAGGCGCTGGAGTCCGTCGCGCTGTCGCTGCTGGAAGACCACCTCGCGCATTGCGTCGCGCAGGCGACCGCCGAAGGCGGCCCGCTCGCGGAGGAGAAGCTCCGCGAGGCGAACGCCGCGATCGCGCGCCTCGTGCGCTCCTAA
- a CDS encoding heavy-metal-associated domain-containing protein, with product MTGQGFQDLGLQATSTGGGCACCSPTSHATAATDTGAPAQQTAAGETVSAQFLVEGMTCAHCVRSVTEEVSAIDGVSDVAVDLHAGGVSTVTVSSATPVDAERVRAAVEEAGYSLAAAS from the coding sequence ATGACCGGACAGGGATTCCAGGACCTCGGCCTGCAGGCGACCAGCACCGGCGGTGGCTGCGCCTGTTGCAGCCCCACCTCCCACGCCACGGCAGCCACCGACACCGGCGCGCCGGCGCAGCAGACGGCGGCGGGTGAGACCGTGTCGGCGCAGTTCCTGGTGGAGGGGATGACCTGCGCGCACTGCGTGCGTAGCGTCACCGAGGAGGTCTCCGCGATCGACGGTGTCTCCGACGTCGCGGTCGATCTGCACGCCGGTGGCGTGTCCACGGTGACGGTGTCCAGCGCGACGCCGGTGGATGCGGAGCGGGTGCGGGCGGCGGTGGAGGAGGCCGGGTACAGCCTCGCCGCAGCCTCATGA